A single genomic interval of Juglans regia cultivar Chandler chromosome 1, Walnut 2.0, whole genome shotgun sequence harbors:
- the LOC108987952 gene encoding NAC domain-containing protein 86-like isoform X2 → MAPVSLPPGFRFHPTDEELVAYYLKRKINGRAIELEIIPEVDLYKCEPWDLPGKSLLPSKDLEWYFFSPRDRKYPNGSRTNRATKAGYWKATGKDRKVNSQTRAVGMKKTLVYYRGRAPHGARTGWVMHEYRLDERECETPTGLQDAYALCRIFKKSTTGPKIGEQYANRTTNQLTTDHSSSIELYSEGRCDQDLESPDYPMQYDSFSPHMQTGSSHEISGTRSDGKWMQFLSKDAFNLTPPAPFPNYGTHVDPSKVDIALECARLQHRLFPPLEVKDFPQAEFSDFRMSQSTPVRESSETDLLQEILSVAQASQELMNQSNLSVQWGEDYAPDHDDFSFMINKEYHAHNPVSDLRYERSYIDKSWEDSSTRPIQIGDLDEDFNSTERMAAENLRWVGMSNKELEKSTFREEPKIIPIEDISSFRRSELEREFQAGESGDNKSFGEFNDVTEMNHLPLEFINDEPNDHENFLDDGNMDDYSNSPSFEVIEEVKVNHGMFISTRLVAKTFFHQIVPSQTVKIHLNPVMKNSFSREKADAQTGSNNRSGAFFRKFKAFARGKFSAFTKSVEPYREIASAIICMVALSMVQIHDVGGYNMEEEKLNISGKGWFKKMMKCRAERAAGILIMEANERKDDQDDQIALVINAEGGRNSSFGGLSKSTRIFLTVSLALCTVWANRV, encoded by the exons atggctcCTGTTTCATTGCCTCCTGGTTTCCGGTTCCACCCTACCGACGAGGAACTCGTTGCGTACTACCTCAAAAGAAAGATTAATGGCCGTGCGATTGAATTGGAGATCATCCCTGAAGTTGATCTCTACAAATGTGAACCATGGGACTTGCCGG GGAAATCATTATTACCCAGCAAAGATCTCGAGTGGTATTTCTTTAGTCCACGGGATCGAAAGTACCCCAATGGATCAAGGACTAATCGTGCAACTAAAGCTGGATATTGGAAGGCCACCGGGAAGGATCGAAAAGTGAACTCTCAGACGCGTGCTGTGGGCAtgaagaaaaccctagtttaCTATCGAGGGAGAGCACCCCACGGTGCTCGAACAGGTTGGGTTATGCATGAATATCGTCTGGATGAGAGAGAATGCGAAACTCCTACAGGCTTGCAG GACGCGTATGCGCTTTGTCGTATTTTCAAGAAGAGTACAACAGGTCCAAAGATAGGAGAGCAATATGCTAACAGAACTACCAATCAACTAACTACCGACCACTCATCAAGCATTGAACTATATTCTGAGGGAAGATGTGATCAAGATTTGGAGAGCCCGGATTATCCAATGCAATATGATTCTTTCTCTCCACACATGCAAACTGGATCATCACATGAGATCAGTGGAACCAGATCAGATGGGAAATGGATGCAGTTCTTATCCAAAGATGCATTTAACTTGACACCCCCGGCGCCATTTCCAAATTATGGAACTCATGTAGATCCGTCAAAG GTCGATATAGCATTAGAGTGCGCAAGGTTGCAGCATCGATTATTTCCTCCTTTGGAGGTTAAGGACTTCCCTCAAGCTGAATTCAGTGACTTTAGAATGTCACAGTCGACACCCGTACGCGAAAGTAGTGAAACTGATCTTTTGCAGGAAATCCTTTCAGTAGCTCAGGCTTCTCAAGAACTGATGAATCAATCCAACCTGTCGGTCCAATGGGGTGAAGATTATGCCCCTGATCATGATGATTTCTCCTTTATGATTAACAAAGAATATCATGCCCACAATCCAGTTAGCGATTTGAGATATGAGAGATCATATATCGACAAGTCCTGGGAAGATTCAAGTACGAGGCCAATACAGATTGGAGATCTGGATGAAGATTTTAATTCGACAGAGAGGATGGCAGCTGAGAACTTAAGATGGGTGGGAATGTCGAACAAAGAACTAGAGAAG AGTACTTTTAGGGAAGAACCCAAGATTATTCCAATAGAAGACATTTCAAGCTTCCGAAGAAGCGAGCTGGAGCGTGAGTTCCAAGCAG GAGAAAGCGGGGATAACAAAAGCTTTGGCGAATTCAATGACGTCACAGAGATGAATCATCTCCCGCTTGAGTTCATCAACGATGAGCCAAATGATCACGAGAACTTCCTCGATGATGGAAACATGGATGATTATTCCAATTCTCCAAGCTTCGAGGTGATTGAGGAAGTTAAGGTTAATCACGGAATGTTCATCTCAACTCGCCTGGTAGCCAAGACATTCTTTCACCAAATAGTGCCATCGCAGACAGTTAAGATCCACCTCAACCCTGTTATGAAGAACAGCTTCTCAAGGGAGAAAGCAGATGCACAAACAGGATCTAATAACAGATCAGGTGCTTTCTTTAGGAAATTCAAGGCATTTGCAAGAGGAAAATTCTCAGCATTCACCAAATCAGTAGAGCCATATAGAGAAATAGCAAGTGCTATCATTTGCATGGTCGCTCTTTCTATGGTGCAGATACACGACGTTGGAGGATATAATATGGAAGAAGAGAAGTTGAATATTAGTGGGAAAGGTTGGtttaagaagatgatgaagtgCAGGGCGGAAAGAGCAGCTGGAATATTAATAATGGAGGCCAATGAAAGGAAAGATGATCAAGATGATCAGATTGCATTGGTGATTAACGCAGAAGGTGGCCGGAATAGTAGTTTTGGTGGTTTATCCAAGAGTACGAGGATTTTCCTCACCGTTTCTTTGGCTCTTTGTACCGTTTGGGCTAACCGCGTTTGA
- the LOC108987949 gene encoding uncharacterized protein LOC108987949 isoform X2, producing the protein MLSISIFTMARPSKSSRTPLTARATFSSRMASRTKYCTSRIKSYVVPLSNYSVDTELFPVSFFELLGLLGSLKGITADSVTSQCVLKLYESGEIKMINKSEPQQLAQFAAHFVTDTDHAQACNFASFVPFVENTPLQRAEWIKFLGVFANLETTANDFYNAVKENYLCLARVAASKKSFKPTVAWIVHYDGVWSFTKETYKLKFTEDAGGENVDKSINKMTYNISNPDDLDEFHAILCTVDVLIDETDTSDPAAYSLSTFLQNINVEDHSCFAFLSNQSLWRYDKRIYNSTLDWFNGAVSQPQLVLADLIEALFPTGNYTTTHFRNLAKEEAVISIGPEMCDRDTSTAMQPTIVACG; encoded by the exons ATGCTGTCAATTTCCATATTTACTATGGCCAGACCTTCAAAGTCATCAAGAACGCCATTGACGGCAAGAGCTACCTTCTCATCCAG GATGGCATCAAGGACAAAATATTGCACCTCAAGGATCAAATCCTACGTCGTTCCACTGTCAAACTATTCCGTTGATACGGAATTATTCCCAG TTTCCTTTTTCGAG CTTCTAGGCTTACTAGGGAGCTTGAAGGGAATTACAGCAGATTCCGTGACTTCTCAATGCGTACTAAAATTATATGAAAGTGGAGAAATTAAGATGATCAACAAGAGTGAGCCGCAACAGCTTGCCCAATTTGCAGCACACTTTGTCACCGACACTGATCATGCACAAGCTTGCAATTTTGCATCCTTTGTTCCCTTTGTAGAGAATACACCTCTGCAG AGGGCCGAGTGGATCAAGTTTCTGGGAGTCTTTGCAAATCTTGAAACCACAGCTAATGACTTCTACAATGCA gttaaagaaaattatttgtgCTTGGCTAGAGTCGCGGCCAGCAAGAAATCATTCAAACCAACAGTAGCTTGGATTGTGCATTACGAT GGAGTCTGGTCATTTACAAAGGAAACATACAAGTTGAAG TTTACAGAAGATGCAGGCGGAGAAAATGTGGACAAATCCATCAATAAGATGACCTACAACATCTCTAATCCTGATGACTTGGATGAATTTCATGCCATCCTATGT ACTGTGGATGTACTTATCGACGAAACAGATACTTCTGATCCGGCGGCCTACTCTTTATCAACTTTCctccaaaatataaatgttGAAGATCACTCTTGTTTTGCCTTTCTTTCAAACCAAAGCTTATGGAGATACGATAAAAGAATTTACAACTCAACTCTTG ATTGGTTCAACGGAGCGGTCTCTCAACCTCAGTTGGTATTAGCAGATCTCATTGAAGCTTTATTCCCCACAGGAAATTACACAACAACGCACTTTAGAAACCTTGCAAAG GAAGAAGCTGTAATAAGCATTGGTCCAGAAATGTGTGATAGGGATACCTCCACAGCAATGCAGCCCACAATAGTAGCTTGCGGATAA
- the LOC108987949 gene encoding uncharacterized protein LOC108987949 isoform X1, with the protein MASSGRWVRLFVFYISVEVIWFLFNVGCVDSANNIAEKKLKVGNISKVEDAVNFHIYYGQTFKVIKNAIDGKSYLLIQSDSRMASRTKYCTSRIKSYVVPLSNYSVDTELFPVSFFELLGLLGSLKGITADSVTSQCVLKLYESGEIKMINKSEPQQLAQFAAHFVTDTDHAQACNFASFVPFVENTPLQRAEWIKFLGVFANLETTANDFYNAVKENYLCLARVAASKKSFKPTVAWIVHYDGVWSFTKETYKLKFTEDAGGENVDKSINKMTYNISNPDDLDEFHAILCTVDVLIDETDTSDPAAYSLSTFLQNINVEDHSCFAFLSNQSLWRYDKRIYNSTLDWFNGAVSQPQLVLADLIEALFPTGNYTTTHFRNLAKEEAVISIGPEMCDRDTSTAMQPTIVACG; encoded by the exons ATGGCTTCTTCCGGTCGTTGGGTGCGACTCTTCGTTTTTTATATCTCGGTTGAGGTGATCTGGTTCCTCTTCAACGTTGGGTGCGTCGACAGTGCAAATAATATCGCAGAGAAGAAGTTGAAAGTCGGTAACATTTCAAAAGTGGAAGATGCTGTCAATTTCCATATTTACTATGGCCAGACCTTCAAAGTCATCAAGAACGCCATTGACGGCAAGAGCTACCTTCTCATCCAG AGTGATTCAAGGATGGCATCAAGGACAAAATATTGCACCTCAAGGATCAAATCCTACGTCGTTCCACTGTCAAACTATTCCGTTGATACGGAATTATTCCCAG TTTCCTTTTTCGAG CTTCTAGGCTTACTAGGGAGCTTGAAGGGAATTACAGCAGATTCCGTGACTTCTCAATGCGTACTAAAATTATATGAAAGTGGAGAAATTAAGATGATCAACAAGAGTGAGCCGCAACAGCTTGCCCAATTTGCAGCACACTTTGTCACCGACACTGATCATGCACAAGCTTGCAATTTTGCATCCTTTGTTCCCTTTGTAGAGAATACACCTCTGCAG AGGGCCGAGTGGATCAAGTTTCTGGGAGTCTTTGCAAATCTTGAAACCACAGCTAATGACTTCTACAATGCA gttaaagaaaattatttgtgCTTGGCTAGAGTCGCGGCCAGCAAGAAATCATTCAAACCAACAGTAGCTTGGATTGTGCATTACGAT GGAGTCTGGTCATTTACAAAGGAAACATACAAGTTGAAG TTTACAGAAGATGCAGGCGGAGAAAATGTGGACAAATCCATCAATAAGATGACCTACAACATCTCTAATCCTGATGACTTGGATGAATTTCATGCCATCCTATGT ACTGTGGATGTACTTATCGACGAAACAGATACTTCTGATCCGGCGGCCTACTCTTTATCAACTTTCctccaaaatataaatgttGAAGATCACTCTTGTTTTGCCTTTCTTTCAAACCAAAGCTTATGGAGATACGATAAAAGAATTTACAACTCAACTCTTG ATTGGTTCAACGGAGCGGTCTCTCAACCTCAGTTGGTATTAGCAGATCTCATTGAAGCTTTATTCCCCACAGGAAATTACACAACAACGCACTTTAGAAACCTTGCAAAG GAAGAAGCTGTAATAAGCATTGGTCCAGAAATGTGTGATAGGGATACCTCCACAGCAATGCAGCCCACAATAGTAGCTTGCGGATAA
- the LOC108987952 gene encoding NAC domain-containing protein 86-like isoform X1 produces MAPVSLPPGFRFHPTDEELVAYYLKRKINGRAIELEIIPEVDLYKCEPWDLPGKSLLPSKDLEWYFFSPRDRKYPNGSRTNRATKAGYWKATGKDRKVNSQTRAVGMKKTLVYYRGRAPHGARTGWVMHEYRLDERECETPTGLQDAYALCRIFKKSTTGPKIGEQYANRTTNQLTTDHSSSIELYSEGRCDQDLESPDYPMQYDSFSPHMQTGSSHEISGTRSDGKWMQFLSKDAFNLTPPAPFPNYGTHVDPSKVDIALECARLQHRLFPPLEVKDFPQAEFSDFRMSQSTPVRESSETDLLQEILSVAQASQELMNQSNLSVQWGEDYAPDHDDFSFMINKEYHAHNPVSDLRYERSYIDKSWEDSSTRPIQIGDLDEDFNSTERMAAENLRWVGMSNKELEKSTFREEPKIIPIEDISSFRRSELEREFQAAHAGESGDNKSFGEFNDVTEMNHLPLEFINDEPNDHENFLDDGNMDDYSNSPSFEVIEEVKVNHGMFISTRLVAKTFFHQIVPSQTVKIHLNPVMKNSFSREKADAQTGSNNRSGAFFRKFKAFARGKFSAFTKSVEPYREIASAIICMVALSMVQIHDVGGYNMEEEKLNISGKGWFKKMMKCRAERAAGILIMEANERKDDQDDQIALVINAEGGRNSSFGGLSKSTRIFLTVSLALCTVWANRV; encoded by the exons atggctcCTGTTTCATTGCCTCCTGGTTTCCGGTTCCACCCTACCGACGAGGAACTCGTTGCGTACTACCTCAAAAGAAAGATTAATGGCCGTGCGATTGAATTGGAGATCATCCCTGAAGTTGATCTCTACAAATGTGAACCATGGGACTTGCCGG GGAAATCATTATTACCCAGCAAAGATCTCGAGTGGTATTTCTTTAGTCCACGGGATCGAAAGTACCCCAATGGATCAAGGACTAATCGTGCAACTAAAGCTGGATATTGGAAGGCCACCGGGAAGGATCGAAAAGTGAACTCTCAGACGCGTGCTGTGGGCAtgaagaaaaccctagtttaCTATCGAGGGAGAGCACCCCACGGTGCTCGAACAGGTTGGGTTATGCATGAATATCGTCTGGATGAGAGAGAATGCGAAACTCCTACAGGCTTGCAG GACGCGTATGCGCTTTGTCGTATTTTCAAGAAGAGTACAACAGGTCCAAAGATAGGAGAGCAATATGCTAACAGAACTACCAATCAACTAACTACCGACCACTCATCAAGCATTGAACTATATTCTGAGGGAAGATGTGATCAAGATTTGGAGAGCCCGGATTATCCAATGCAATATGATTCTTTCTCTCCACACATGCAAACTGGATCATCACATGAGATCAGTGGAACCAGATCAGATGGGAAATGGATGCAGTTCTTATCCAAAGATGCATTTAACTTGACACCCCCGGCGCCATTTCCAAATTATGGAACTCATGTAGATCCGTCAAAG GTCGATATAGCATTAGAGTGCGCAAGGTTGCAGCATCGATTATTTCCTCCTTTGGAGGTTAAGGACTTCCCTCAAGCTGAATTCAGTGACTTTAGAATGTCACAGTCGACACCCGTACGCGAAAGTAGTGAAACTGATCTTTTGCAGGAAATCCTTTCAGTAGCTCAGGCTTCTCAAGAACTGATGAATCAATCCAACCTGTCGGTCCAATGGGGTGAAGATTATGCCCCTGATCATGATGATTTCTCCTTTATGATTAACAAAGAATATCATGCCCACAATCCAGTTAGCGATTTGAGATATGAGAGATCATATATCGACAAGTCCTGGGAAGATTCAAGTACGAGGCCAATACAGATTGGAGATCTGGATGAAGATTTTAATTCGACAGAGAGGATGGCAGCTGAGAACTTAAGATGGGTGGGAATGTCGAACAAAGAACTAGAGAAG AGTACTTTTAGGGAAGAACCCAAGATTATTCCAATAGAAGACATTTCAAGCTTCCGAAGAAGCGAGCTGGAGCGTGAGTTCCAAGCAG CTCATGCAGGAGAAAGCGGGGATAACAAAAGCTTTGGCGAATTCAATGACGTCACAGAGATGAATCATCTCCCGCTTGAGTTCATCAACGATGAGCCAAATGATCACGAGAACTTCCTCGATGATGGAAACATGGATGATTATTCCAATTCTCCAAGCTTCGAGGTGATTGAGGAAGTTAAGGTTAATCACGGAATGTTCATCTCAACTCGCCTGGTAGCCAAGACATTCTTTCACCAAATAGTGCCATCGCAGACAGTTAAGATCCACCTCAACCCTGTTATGAAGAACAGCTTCTCAAGGGAGAAAGCAGATGCACAAACAGGATCTAATAACAGATCAGGTGCTTTCTTTAGGAAATTCAAGGCATTTGCAAGAGGAAAATTCTCAGCATTCACCAAATCAGTAGAGCCATATAGAGAAATAGCAAGTGCTATCATTTGCATGGTCGCTCTTTCTATGGTGCAGATACACGACGTTGGAGGATATAATATGGAAGAAGAGAAGTTGAATATTAGTGGGAAAGGTTGGtttaagaagatgatgaagtgCAGGGCGGAAAGAGCAGCTGGAATATTAATAATGGAGGCCAATGAAAGGAAAGATGATCAAGATGATCAGATTGCATTGGTGATTAACGCAGAAGGTGGCCGGAATAGTAGTTTTGGTGGTTTATCCAAGAGTACGAGGATTTTCCTCACCGTTTCTTTGGCTCTTTGTACCGTTTGGGCTAACCGCGTTTGA
- the LOC108987936 gene encoding ALA-interacting subunit 1-like: MAITGASSSGGAKDGTSDSSSVARRNSKKPKYSRFTQQELPACKPILTPGWVITTFISIGVIFIPIGLASLFASERVVEIIDRYDEDCVPLNYTYNKLAYIQSSETNKTCTKRLIVSKQMKSPVYIYYQLDNFYQNHRRYVKSRSDKQLRSKASEDDTSTCKPEAVTENNSPIVPCGLIAWSLFNDTYGFSVKNKVLEVSKKNIAWKSDQDNKFGSDVYPKNFQSGGLIGGAKLNASIPLSEQEDLIVWMRTAALPTFRKLYGKIETDLEANDEITVVIQNNYNTYSFGGKKRLVLSTTSWIGGKNDFLGVAYLTVGGLCLFLAISFILLYVIKPRPLGDPSYLSWNRGHTS; encoded by the exons ATGGCAATCACAGGAGCATCGAGCTCGGGAGGGGCCAAAGACGGGACGTCGGATTCATCATCCGTTGCCAGAAGGAACTCCAAGAAACCCAAAT ATTCAAGGTTTACGCAGCAAGAGCTTCCTGCTTGCAAACCAATTTTAACGCCAGGATGG gtcattacaacttttatttCTATTGGAGTTATCTTCATTCCTATTGGCCTTGCTTCCTTATTTGCATCAGAACGG GTTGTGGAAATTATTGACCGATACGATGAGGATTGCGTTCCTCTTAATTATACCTACAATAAGCTTGCATATATTCAAAGTAGTGAAACTAACAAGACGTGTACTAAGAGATTGATT GTTTCTAAGCAAATGAAAAGTCCTGTCTATATCTACTATCAACTTGATAACTTCTATCAGAATCATCGCCG ATATGTTAAGAGTAGAAGTGACAAACAATTGCGGAGCAAGGCGAGCGAGGATGACACAAGTACCTGTAAACCTGAAGCCGTCACGGAAAATAACTCTCCAATTGTTCCTTGTGGCCTCATTGCTTGGAGTTTGTTTAATGACACATATGGATTTTCAGTGAAAAACAAGGTGCTAGAGGTCAGCAAAAAGAACATAGCATGGAAAAGTGATCAAGATAATAAATTTGGCTCTGATGTCTATCCAAAAAACTTTCAAAGTGGAGGTTTGATTGGGGGTGCCAAACTTAATGCAAGCATACCT TTGAGTGAACAAGAGGATCTTATTGTTTGGATGCGAACTGCGGCACTGCCAACTTTCAGAAAACTGTATGGGAAAATAGAGACAGACCTCGAAGCTAATGATGAAATAACAGTTGTGATACAGAACAATTACAACACTTACAGTTTTGGTGGCAAAAAGAGGCTGGTTCTTTCAACCACAAGCTGGATTGGTGGCAAAAATGATTTCCTGGGTGTAGCCTATCTTACTGTCGGTGGACTGTGCTTGTTCTTGGCTATTAGCTTCATACTTTTGTACGTGATCAAACCAAG GCCTCTTGGGGACCCATCCTACTTGTCATGGAACAGGGGACATACGAGTTAA